A stretch of DNA from Mesorhizobium onobrychidis:
CGCGAAATGCGGATTGCATGCCCCTAGGATGACGTAGGGTTTGAAATCAGCGCCGAGCTTGGTCTTCATGACCTGCCTGACGTCGATCGAGGTCAGGACGCCAAAACCCTTGTTTGCGAGCTTGTTGGTCACGTGGTTGATTGCCGTAGCGAACGGCATGGCGACGGTCTTGCTGAAATAGTAGCTCATCAAATGCTCCAATTGTTTAGCGCGACAGCTCGCGCAACAGTTAATCGCGATGATCAGGAGAACGCTTTGATCCAACGCAACGACCAGGCAGTAGCTGTTTGATCCCGGACTTTAATGGCGCATCATTGCCGTCCGAATCAAAGGATGCGCTATGGGACAGGTTCTACACCGCCGCGCCACGACGACAGAGGCAGTCCGTCGAGCGATACAGCATAGTCAAGAGAGCCTGAGAGCGCTGGCCAAGCGCTACGGCATCGATCAGAAGACAGTTAGAAAGTGGAGGAACCGGATCTCGACCGCCGATCTTCCCACCGGCCCGAAGAAACCAAGATCGACAGTGCTGTCGCTCGAAGAGGAAGCGGTGATCGTCGCCTTTCGCAAGCACACGTTGCTGGCGCTGGATGATTGTCTCTATGCCCTACAGCCCTCGATCCCGCATCTGACGCGCTCGTCGTTGCATCGCTGCCTTCAGCGCCATGGCATTTCGCGGCTGCCGCAGGTGGACGCCGACAAGCCGGCCAGGAAGAAGTTCAACGCCTATCCGCTCGGCTATTTCCATATCGACCTCGCCGAGGTGCAGACCGCCGAGGGCAAGCTGCGCCTTTTCTTGGCCATCGATCGGACGTCGAAATTCGCCTATGCGGAATTGCACCCGACGGCGGGCAAGATGGCGGTGGCCCAATTCCTTCGCAACCTGATCGCGACCGTGCCCTATGCCATCCATACCATTCTGACCGACAACGGCATTCAGTTCGCCAACCGGACCTGCGACCGGCATGCCCTTCAGCACATCTTCGACGGCATCTGCGACGAACATGGCATCGAGCACCGGCTCACAAAGATCAACCATCCCTGGACGAACGGCCAGGTCGAGCGGATGAATCGGACCATCAAGGACGCCACCGTCAAGCGCTTCCACTATGACGATCACGAGCAACTGCGTCGGCATCTCGCCGACTTCATCTTAGCTTACAATTTCGCGCGCCGGCTTAAGACCCTCAAGGGCCTCACGCCCCACGAATTCATCTGCAAAATCTGGGCAAAAGAGCCCGAACGGTTCCGACTCGATCCCACCCATCAAATGCCGGGACTAAACAAGTAGCGACTGGCGACTATCAGCGTGAATGGGAGAAACAGGGTGACGATCCGAAATCTCGAATATGCGTTCGCCCCCAAGTCGGTTGCCGTGTTCGGCGCATCGGTGCGCGACGGCTCTGTCGGCCGTGTCGTCTTCGACAACATCGTCTGCGGCGGCTACGAGGGCGAGATTTGGCCGGTCAATCCGAAATACACTGAAGTGGCGGGTCGGCGCTGCTATCCGAAGGTGGCGGATCTGCCAGGTATTCCCGATCTGGGTGTGATCGTAACGCCACCCGAGACGGTTCCCGGCATCGTTCGCGAGCTCGCAGACATGGGCACGCGGGCGGGGGTCGTCATCACCGCTGGGCTGACGCGCGAGAACGGATTGCGCCAAGCGATGCTCGACGCCGCTAAGCCCACCCTTTTCCGCATCATCGGGCCGAACACGCTGGGCCTGATGATCCCGCCAGTGAAGCTCAATGCCGGGTTCGCGCATATGGCAGCCAGGCCAGGCAATATCGCGTTGCTGTCACAATCCGGCGCCATCGCGACATCTCTGATCGACTGGGCGGCTCAGAACAATGTCGGCTTCTCACAGATCGTCTCACTCGGCGATATGGCCGATGTCGATGTCGGAGACTGTCTCGACATGCTGGCGGGCGATGCGCATACGCGCGCCATTGTGATGTATCTCGAAACCATTCCCGAACCGCGCAAGTTCATCTCGGCCGCACGTGCTGCAGCGCGCATCAAACCGGTGATCGCGATCAAATCGGGCAGGCACGAGCAATCGGCCAAGGCTGCCGCGACCCACACCGGCGCGCTATCGGGCGCCGATCGCGTGGTCGATGCGGCATTGCTGCGTGCCGGCATCCTGCGCGTCAAAGACCTGGCAGAGCTCTTCGATGCTGCCGAAACGACCGCTCGCTTCGCTCCCCTCGAACGAGCCCGCGTCGGCATCGTCACCAATGGCGGCGGGGCAGGCGTGTTGGCCGTCGATCAACTCATCGACTGCAACGGAGAACTGGCAGAGCTCTCGCCGGAAACAATCGCCCGATTGGAGGTCGTCCTGCCTGCCACCTGGTCCCACGCCAATCCGGTCGACATCATTGGCGACGCTTCGCCGGAGCGCTATCGGGTGGCGATCGAGGCCGTCGCGGGCGATACCGGGACCGACGTCGTTCTGGTCATGAATTGCCCAACGGGGCTTGGCTCGCCGCTTGCCGCGGCAAGCGCGGTGGCAAAACTCACCCACGAAGGGAAGATCGGTCGAAAGCCGGTCCTCACCTGCTGGCTCGGGGAGCATACGGCGCGCGCCGTGCGGCTGATCCTTCAGGATGCCGGCATTGCCAGTTTCGAGACGCCTGCGGACGCCGCAACGGCCGTCTCCTATCTCAGCCAATGGTCGCGAGCCCAGCGGGCGCTGATGCGAGTCCCGCCGAGCCGCGGCGAGGACACCGCGAGCGACCGCGAAGCCGTGCTTGCCATATTCAGGCAGGTAGCGAAGGAAGGTCGGCGAATGCTGACCGAGCCGGAAGCCAAGGCGGCGATTTCCGCTTACGGCATTCCGGTGCCTGAAATGATCGTCGCAAAATCTCCTGTCGAAGCGGAGATTGCGGCCGGCCGGCTCCTCAAGACGTCCGAGCACGTCGTGATCAAGCTGCTATCCAAGACGATCTCGCACAAGTCGGACATTGGCGGGGTGGTGCTCTGCATTGCCACCGCCGCGGCCGTCGGGGAGGCCGCGCGCTCGATCGAGGCGCGGGTGCGCAAGCACGCACCGAAAGCCGACATTGAAGGCTACGCCGTTCAGCCGATGGTGGTGCGAAAACAGGCGCAGGAACTCATCCTCGGCATGAACCGGGATCCGATCTTCGGCCCCACAATCATGTTCGGCGCCGGCGGCGTTGCGGTCGAGGTGATGGGCGATACGACGATCGCGTTGCCGCCTCTCGACGATGTTCTTGCCGGTGACCTGATCGACCAAACGCGCATCGGCCGCCTGCTCGCCGGGTTCCGCGACCGCAAGGCGGCCGATCGTGGTGCAATCATTGCTGTGCTCAACGGCCTGTCGCAGCTGATCGTCGACTTTCCTTGCCTCGTCTCCATGGACATCAATCCACTGCTCGCCAACACCGATGGCGTGATCGCGCTCGATGCCCGCATCGAGATCGAGCCGGAACGTGTGGAAGAGCCGGGGCCGAACCCGGCGCTCGCCATCAGGCCCTACCCGTCGGGCTGGACCAGAGACTTTGCAGCGGGCGGCGCGCGCTATCACATCCGGCCGATCAAGCCGGCCGACATCGCGCTCTATCCGGAATTCTTTGCCAGGATTTCGCCGGACGATCTGCGCCTGCGGTTTCTGTCGCCGCGCAAAAGCTTCTCCGACCAGATGCTGAAACGGCTCACTCAGCTCGACTATGACCGCGACATGGCTTTCGTCGCGCTGGAAGCGAGCACCGGCGCGCTGGCAGGGGTCAGCCGGCTGTCCTGCGATCCGGATCACACTGTCGCCGAATACGCCTTGCTGGTGCGCACGGATCTGCAGGGACATGGTCTCGGTTGGGAATTGCTCAGACAGATCGTCGATTATGCAAAGGCCGATGGGATCGGTCGGATCGAAGGCATTATGCTCAGCGAGAACAGCAAGATGCTGACCATGTGCCGCGAATTTGGCTTCAAGGTAACGCATCATCCGAGCGAACCCGGCCTCCTCGAGGCAAGGCTCGACCTCCGTTGAGGTCGATTACCCTGCCGCCGTCACGAGGCTGAGCGAAGGGGTAGCCCCGGTTCGGAAGCATCTCCTTCGGAGAACCTTCGCAATTCCGCGACGATATCGGCAAGCTTCCGATCGGCGTCGACCTTGCGCCAGCTGGACTGGGTGGCATTTCGCTGCAATTGCTGCGAGAGGATGTCGATGGTGGCATCCGAGGGACCGCCCTTGCGCTCGCTGACGCGTTGCCAAAGGACAAGCGTATCCGCCTGCAACCAGAACCCGGAGAATGCGACGCCCCTGTCACTTGCCGCCTTCTCGATCCGG
This window harbors:
- a CDS encoding IS481 family transposase, yielding MGQVLHRRATTTEAVRRAIQHSQESLRALAKRYGIDQKTVRKWRNRISTADLPTGPKKPRSTVLSLEEEAVIVAFRKHTLLALDDCLYALQPSIPHLTRSSLHRCLQRHGISRLPQVDADKPARKKFNAYPLGYFHIDLAEVQTAEGKLRLFLAIDRTSKFAYAELHPTAGKMAVAQFLRNLIATVPYAIHTILTDNGIQFANRTCDRHALQHIFDGICDEHGIEHRLTKINHPWTNGQVERMNRTIKDATVKRFHYDDHEQLRRHLADFILAYNFARRLKTLKGLTPHEFICKIWAKEPERFRLDPTHQMPGLNK
- a CDS encoding bifunctional acetate--CoA ligase family protein/GNAT family N-acetyltransferase, coding for MTIRNLEYAFAPKSVAVFGASVRDGSVGRVVFDNIVCGGYEGEIWPVNPKYTEVAGRRCYPKVADLPGIPDLGVIVTPPETVPGIVRELADMGTRAGVVITAGLTRENGLRQAMLDAAKPTLFRIIGPNTLGLMIPPVKLNAGFAHMAARPGNIALLSQSGAIATSLIDWAAQNNVGFSQIVSLGDMADVDVGDCLDMLAGDAHTRAIVMYLETIPEPRKFISAARAAARIKPVIAIKSGRHEQSAKAAATHTGALSGADRVVDAALLRAGILRVKDLAELFDAAETTARFAPLERARVGIVTNGGGAGVLAVDQLIDCNGELAELSPETIARLEVVLPATWSHANPVDIIGDASPERYRVAIEAVAGDTGTDVVLVMNCPTGLGSPLAAASAVAKLTHEGKIGRKPVLTCWLGEHTARAVRLILQDAGIASFETPADAATAVSYLSQWSRAQRALMRVPPSRGEDTASDREAVLAIFRQVAKEGRRMLTEPEAKAAISAYGIPVPEMIVAKSPVEAEIAAGRLLKTSEHVVIKLLSKTISHKSDIGGVVLCIATAAAVGEAARSIEARVRKHAPKADIEGYAVQPMVVRKQAQELILGMNRDPIFGPTIMFGAGGVAVEVMGDTTIALPPLDDVLAGDLIDQTRIGRLLAGFRDRKAADRGAIIAVLNGLSQLIVDFPCLVSMDINPLLANTDGVIALDARIEIEPERVEEPGPNPALAIRPYPSGWTRDFAAGGARYHIRPIKPADIALYPEFFARISPDDLRLRFLSPRKSFSDQMLKRLTQLDYDRDMAFVALEASTGALAGVSRLSCDPDHTVAEYALLVRTDLQGHGLGWELLRQIVDYAKADGIGRIEGIMLSENSKMLTMCREFGFKVTHHPSEPGLLEARLDLR